A region from the Myripristis murdjan chromosome 23, fMyrMur1.1, whole genome shotgun sequence genome encodes:
- the lepb gene encoding leptin b, with amino-acid sequence MQIPLALICFSVVMLVPGCTGLPPKGESMRNAVHCIVNMAQTTLVHIKKLRTKLPVAPPVEVSSPSIEGLTSISRDLGLLDNELQSPALELVSQIQADVSSLEGRVRSLALTMDCTVPARVKSEISEDVFPDSYMYVSLMKVQHYLEKLLLNKDKLKVC; translated from the exons ATGCAAATCCCTCTGGCCctcatctgtttctctgttgtgaTGCTGGTGCCTGGGTGCACCGGTCTTCCCCCAAAAGGAGAATCTATGAGGAATGCCGTGCACTGTATAGTAAACATGGCTCAGACCACTCTGGTCCACATTAAGAAACTCAGAACAAAG TTGCCAGTAGCTCCGCCAGTAGAAGTCAGCTCTCCTTCTATCGAGGGTCTCACAAGCATCAGCCGTGACCTGGGACTCCTGGACAACGAGCTGCAGAGCCCTGCCCTGGAGCTGGTGAGCCAGATCCAGGCTGATGTCTCCAGTCTGGAGGGAAGGGTGCGTTCCCTCGCCCTGACAATGGACTGTACTGTCCCGGCCAGAGTAAAATCAGAAATCAGTGAAGACGTATTCCCTGACAGTTACATGTATGTAAGTCTTATGAAGGTGCAGCACTACCTGGAGAAGCTCCTTCTCAACAAGGACAAGCTGAAGGTCTGCTGA